Genomic window (Salvelinus alpinus chromosome 13, SLU_Salpinus.1, whole genome shotgun sequence):
ggctatatacagcgggtaccggtactgagtcaatgttcGAGGATACagattagtcaaggtaatttgtacatgtagaggtaaagtgactaagcatagataataaacagcgagtagcagcagtgtaaaaacaaagggggggggggggggtcaatgtaaatagtccgggtggccatttgattaattgttcaacagtcttatggcttggggtaaaagctgttaatgagacttttggacctagacttggcacttggTACTGCTTgtcgtgcggaagcagagagaacagtctatgacttgggtgactggagtcttcgacaatgttttgggccttcctctaacaccgcctaCTATATAGGTCTAATCCTGCACTGTCATTCATTTTGAAATACTATACATCCAATACTAAATGATCGGGGACTGATGCCTCGTTGCCTTTGTTTACATACCTGTCTGATTAGCTATGAAAGACACCAGAGTCTCCAGGTTTCTGTCAGTCTGGTTGAATCTGGCCATTGGTTTCACACCTTGAAACAGGAGGATGTTGGGAACTGCTACAGTCCCAAACCGtgtggagagactggagagaaacaCGTTACAGAAAGATAACATGTTATTGTTACGCTCAACACAACGACAGAAAACTAAAGTGACCTTTCTCATTGTGTTTTCATACAAATGAGGACATTGTGGTCCCGTGtgcctcagttggtagagcatggcgcttgcaacgccagggttgtgggttcattccccacggggggaccaggatgaatatgtatgaactttccaatttgtaagtcgctctggataagagcgtctgctaaatgtaaaatgtaaatgtaaatattgatACACTGGTGCAGcgctaccttcctgtaggtttttgctccaaccacAGCTGTAACTAACCcggttcagtttatcaaccagctaaatTGTTAGAATCAGGTGAGCTAGTTtaaggttggagtgaaaacctacaggactagccctccaggaacagggttggagagccctgcaccGGTGTAAAGTATTTTGGTAGTTTACCTGCTATGCTGGGAGGCGTCCAGTGCCAAGAAGTGCATGCCGGGGAAGACCCGGGGCAGTGCGTTGAAGTGAGGTGCCAGATTGGCAGAGAACTGGCACCAGGTAGTGAAGAACAATACCAGAGAGCACTCTGTGCCATTTACATTCAGGAACTCCATCAAGTcctgtagagggggggggggggatcccattggacataaataacaagTTATCTTTGAGGTCTATGGCAGGGGTGTCTCTATCAGATCCTGAATGGCTGCAGTGTGTGCCAGGCCTTTGTTCCAGTCTGGATCACACCATGATTAGTTAAATCAAGCTAAGCTAGAACAAAAACCTACACAAACTGTTGCAACCCAGGACTGTGTTTCAGACACCCCGAGAGTGTGTTTCAGATGAGACACACCGGGAGTGTGTTTAAGACACCCCGGGAGTGTGTTTAAGACACCCCGAGAATGTGTTTAAGACACCCCGAGAATGTGTTTCAGATGAGACACCCCGGGAGTGTGTTTAAGACACCCCGAGAGTGTGTTTCAGATGAGACACACCGGGAGTGTGTTTAAGACACCCCGGGAGTGTGTTTAAGACACCCCGAGAATGTGTTTCAGATGAGACACCCCGGGAGTGTGTTTCAGATGAGACACACCGGGAGTGTGTTTCAGACACCCCGGGAGTGTGTTTAAGACACCCCGAGAGTGTGTTTCAGATGAGACACCCCGGGAGTGTGTTTCAGACACCCCGGGAGTGTGTTTCAGACACCCCGGGAGTGTGTTTCAGACACCCCGGGAGTGTGTTTCAGATGAGACACCCCGGGAGTGTGTTTCAGATGAGACACCCCGGGAGTGTGTTTCAGATGAGACGCCCCGGGAGTGTGTTTCAGGTGAGACACCCCGGGAGTGTGTTTCAGACACCCCGAGAGTGTGTTTCAGATGAGTCACCCCGGGAGTGTGTGTCAGATGAGTCACCCCGGGAGTGTGTGTCAGACGCCCCGGGAGTGTGTGTCAGACGCCCCGGGAGTGTGTTTCAGACGCCCCGGGAGTGTGTTTCAGACGCCCCGGGAGTGTGTTTCAGACGCCCCGGGAGTGTGTTTCAGGCACCCCGGTCTAGGGAGTATCAAGGCAGTGGGACCTACTATTTCAGGCACACTAGTTCATGTCATGATGCATATAGTTAAACAAACCCAGACATCTGATTACCTGTGAGGCATTTAGGACCTGCACTGTGAAGTTTTCCATCCCTGTTATGTTCCTTTTATCACAGTTGACTTTGTAAGTCTTTGTAGTTTCTGTGGAGTTCTGTTCTTCATTTGTCATGGCGTCTACGTGGACCATCCCCAATATGACTGGTTCCATGGGTTCTGAATTCTTGGACTCCTCTTGGGTCAAAGGTGAGGGACATTTTGCCTCATCGTCGCAGAGTGGCGAGAACCCTGTCTGAAAGTCTTTCACATTCTTGGGGATCAGTGACTCGATTCCTGCTGGGTTGACAGGTAGTTCGGTTCCCATTACCGCGTCTGCGATCTCTGCAGTCTTGTACTGCCTCTTTGGCTGAGACTCAAGGTCCTCCATTCCCACAAATTTGGGAATATTTTCCATATCAGAGGCCACATCCTCAGAGAACTTGAATTCTGGTATTTCATCATTCTCTGTAAATAAAACAGGTACATATTATTACATCATTTCAGAAGTTAACTGTAGAAACAACATTATGAAATCAACctactaacgtaaactcaccccattccgtacaaatgtgcgcaacagcaacattcaaacgaggctacaaagaaaactaatgggactgtagcgactctgttgacttcaaaatcggggttgtgaactaggtttctattcaagcgttgagcgacatggtaatggctctatagtattggagaaaagttgaaaaaaactgaccctccgttacatcgtgatgtgtcatgtcgtaacgtacagcacgcatatagcaactatttctgtcttacaatctctctccaccaggtgtagcacttctctcatcgtttaaaaacaagaaatggacagtgacgggggtaaggggggatacctagtcattctttgcatcatcattgcatgcgatcatcattctcaaagccacttctaagatcactttagcaccgcacTAAAAACCCGATTCATATTCGACACTAACCTTCAAATAGGAATGTAATGACACAATATATAAagtctttatagtgttttatttacattttagaggcgataaggtgataagttggacagatcgagtgaaaaaaagcaattatcccacacaacatctctccttctcactatcacgcattagtttcgcttccccacccgccatttttaaaaagacccgacggggctcattgcctgcttgaattatgcagaaacaggcagcgtttaggtcatgtaattgattctgttggaaaggggagaaattgtgctttacaatgataTTGAcagtacagttgatctggaagtattacgttttgggggcgctaaaataagggcaattgtacggaccaaggcgatgtacgagtttacgttagaTGTGTTCAGTTGGTTCTAATAATTAGGCTATTAAACAGATGAATACACCATCACTGTAGACGAGGTAGAACGAATAAGAGCCATCATACACATGTATACCACTGATCCAGCTTGCATGTGCTTGCTTGTCAAATACGACCAGACATTTTGGAATATGTTTCGCCTCTTCTTCTCTGACAACCAACTAACATTACTAGCGCTAAATGATCACGTTAGAACATTTTGACCTGCACAAGATACTGGGGGTAAACATGTACCTAAATATGTAACAACAAAAAATAGCTAGAGCTATGTGACCAGGTACCATTTTGGACTCCTTTACACAAGAGCAAGTAATAAGATAGCTAGCCTGTCAACATTGCTGGCTTTATAGTTGAAACTTGCTCGCTAACTTGCTCGCTAACTAGCTACATAAAAAACAGCTAACACTACCTAACTGCTGGCTCCCGCTTCTCTTACCTTGAGCTGTTACTGACGATGCTTTCTTTATTTCAGAAACATAAATCGTAAACCATACAATACATGTCAACATGAGCCTACTTGATATTCTGGACATAATTACTATTAGCTACAACAATATATATAAGTTACGGGCATTTATGATAAGTGGAACCAATGTTGTGAGTCGCTGTCGGAATATCAAGCGATGCACTACTGTAAAAAACTTCCGGGTCAATACATAGAGATTGTGCACGTTTGATATTGCAGCCGATTTGAAAGGCGTGTCGAGACTGACTGATCTGCAAATCACCTTGTATCATAAATAATTACTCAatatgatttgtagatcagtcagtcacaattttcCCATGTTACATCACGGgtttgatgctctcgaacactgCCAATGACAGAGGCAAAGACAAGTTCTGACAAATGACTGTATGGTTCTGACTCACAGAGAATGATAAAGGCCTCTAGTGGACAAAATACCGTATTGGCTGTGGTATTAGCAAATCATTTTTTTAAACTAAccctcattgttctatctgtggtatttacacgggcagcgccattgagggcttccaccatgccATGTAATCAGCTGGGTAGGACTCCCAACTTAATTTGCTGATCCAACCTGATGGAGTCATGTCCAactgggtcatcaggagggatcagctaatcgtgaagaaaattgactacttcaaaatggagattgcATCAGTGGCGTTAGACACCATAACGGGAAGTATATAGGGATGCATTCTTTATCATACTATCTTCGGACCATAGAAATAGAACGAATAGAATGgccttggaacctctaaccctggcaatttgactggtaaatagaatgaatagaacggccttggaacctctaaccctggcaatttgactgttaaactcatgGGTCTATTCACAATGTCTGCCTGGTATTGTAatgcaataatttccatggtaatgtagaatgttcatttaAATGATGCTAACTGATGTGGCTTATGCAACGGAATGTATTCTTTGCAATGTCAGTtgagttgtttaaaaaaaatcacaggacagattgatgggtacacttcctgcttttacatCGTGCTTTGCTCGTATGGGCAGCGACAGAACAGGAAGCGAACAGGAAGCACCCCACTCGCTGTTTTTTTCTGATTCAATgaaagtcaatgaactaagtagaccagacccagctgctattgtATTAGTGTCTATGGGAGACCCAACCCGTTAAGTAGACCGGAACTCACCATTTTTAATGGTAAACGGCATGAGTGAACTATCTGCATTTATCCACCAGCTTTGCTATAGGTACTCTCACAATGGCCGCCCGTCCACCCATttggagaattaacgtagcaggttaggataattcagTGAAGGTTAgggaaaatgctctcctaacctgctacgaaaagtcacttCCGGTCGTAGCTTAATCAAAGTGCCGTGTTGATTAGGGAGTCCCTTGAGCCGTCATTTACTTGAAAGGGGATGTCTGTTCTAAgtattctatttctatgctttgGAATTGGTCAGTACCACAGAGGAAGAAGACATTTTGTCAATACTGGGCTGTGTTTGAAATcagaatattttttaaatgtttatataATTTTGTAAAGAATAATCTAGTACATACACCCAATGTAGGCTGTATTGCGATGCATCTAATGACAGCCTATCATTCAAGAAATATATTTATAATTTGTTTATTACACAACTTTCAACACTCAACAATCATGCAGGGATAGTAAAACAATTAATACAAATTCCTATCATAGTGATTACAATGTGTTCGTAGCATGGGCCTTACAATTCCATTGAAATAAATACTTGAATGTTCTGAGAAGGAAATAAAACGTTCTGAGAAGGAAATAAAACGTTCTGAGAAGGAAATAAAACGTTCTGAGAAGGAAGTTTGTCATTGCAATAAGTTGCTAGAAGATATTGCAACAGATCCACAGGTATCTAGCAGAAACTGTGGCGGGGGAAAGAATACAGTAAAAGATAACCCCATGTAAATAGTTTGACATAGAAATTATTAATAATGATCATCAATTTCCAAATGGGTAAAAACAAATCTTCCCAGCCATTCATGTTGTTTTTTTCACCTAAAAAAAAGAAGGTCCGTTTCATATTTTGGACTGATTGGATGCAGTGATAGGCCTAAGTAATTACAAGTAAATGATTGCCTCTAATGATACAAGATAAAAGGTTCAGATAAATATACAAGATTAAGGTTGACAAGATAAATGTTCAAAATGTCCTATAACTGAAGTGCAACTAACTCAATGTTATAAATGCATTATTACATTTGATGCAGACAGAATGCAATAAAATGAGTAGCCACGTGGATAAAACTTTGTGTTTCACAAACATATTTCAAGCAGAGTGACGAAGCAAGTATTTTCAAATAGAGGACTCTGGTATAGAAATCAAGTATACTCTTATGTAACCTGCACTTATGTTGACATGGGTGTAACCTATGTATGAATATATGAATAACAAGAATATTCACAAAACACCAAAGCAGAATgtacaatccccccccccccccccgttataACATAAAATAACATTGTGAACTTAAactaatatatttttatttcttacCAAACATTAGTTTTTATAATGTCAATACCTAACCCATCGCAGTAAAGGGAATGGTATGTTACAATACATGTCATAACACAGTAGAACATTATAATATGGTGAATACTGTATGGCAATAAACAGTGAATGTAATATAAAACATTGCTACATAAGCACTACCTAAAAAGGCTTTTGAATGTATTGCAATGCAAAACGAAAAGCTCTTTGCTTTTTGACTAGATACGCAACTATTGTTTCTGTGTTCAGAAACTATAATGCATGTACTTTGATGCGCaggtgtacatactgtatacaacCGTCAAACAGAAATTGAGTATCGATTGTAGTGATTATACCTGTGGCAGATATAGCAGATTTAAATACGTGTTTGTTTTTTTCTCCAAAATACAAGTTACAGAATGTTATTTGTTAAGAGGATTCATTTTTATATTTGTTCAAAAGATCTGATTAGTTGTTATGGGCTACGCTAGCATGCATTTACTTAAACATCTCAAACTGAAAGGCAGAAAACATCTGATTCTTTGGTTAAGATGATACAATACTGTAGATTGATTTGAACATAGTAGTACCCTATGTCATCATTATTCAATTAAAAAATGAAGAATTTATTTTACATCCAAATGCAACTAATCTCTCCAATGGACAAAGCATAAATTATTGTGTGGGTCTTCAATGAGAAGGCCTCAAGTGCTGTACACAATTCAATAATAAACATGATCATATTTGAAAGAATAGTATTATTTTATGATGTAAAGCAATTTGTTACTTGTATTGAAAAGCACTATAcaagttgttgttattattattattattattcttcaAGATGGTGATAGAGAATAAATCATAACACAAAACATTGCACTGACACTATCCTTGCTCCGAGGTAAAACAGGGAAAAAATACCAAGTTAGAGGAAGTGTTTCAGGTATTTACAAAACACAATAACCCAGCCATTCCCATAAGAAGCCGCCCCCCAAAAAATATCCCCTACTCAAATATACCTTGACTCTCCATAACATCCCATGTGTTCCCCTCAGAAATCACAGCACAAAAAAAACTATGAAGCAAGTATGCCTCTATTATTTTAACTGCATGGAAATGTTAATATGTCATTGGGAATACAGTGACATGTACTATATTGATGTGTATTCTTCATAGTTGTCAAAAAATGATCAATAATTCCAAAAGTAAATCAAAACGTAACAGGTAAACAACACTCC
Coding sequences:
- the txndc15 gene encoding thioredoxin domain-containing protein 15 — its product is MSRISSRLMLTCIVWFTIYVSEIKKASSVTAQENDEIPEFKFSEDVASDMENIPKFVGMEDLESQPKRQYKTAEIADAVMGTELPVNPAGIESLIPKNVKDFQTGFSPLCDDEAKCPSPLTQEESKNSEPMEPVILGMVHVDAMTNEEQNSTETTKTYKVNCDKRNITGMENFTVQVLNASQDLMEFLNVNGTECSLVLFFTTWCQFSANLAPHFNALPRVFPGMHFLALDASQHSSLSTRFGTVAVPNILLFQGVKPMARFNQTDRNLETLVSFIANQTGFEVSPDQNVTEEDLSGPLPNVPVKSIDWLLVFSILFISGFTTYAILRTDSIRWLIPGQEHEHQD